The Planctomycetota bacterium genome has a window encoding:
- the cimA gene encoding citramalate synthase has translation MNEITVYDTTLRDGAQGEGVSFSLQDKLEIARQLDSLGVHYIEAGYPVANPKEEAVFEALRRQPLKRATLVAFGMTRRKGARADQDATLRSLLAAGTPAVALVGKVWDFHVTKVLRADLEENLAMVGDSVRLMKEAGREVFFDAEHFFDGCRANADYVLRVLAAAKDAGADWIVLCDTNGGALAEDVAETTARVLREVGGRLGIHAHNDGGLAVANTLAAVRAGCRQVQGTVNGLGERCGNADLCAVVPNLELKMGFACLGPENLASLTEVSRFVYETANMMLVPGQPYVGPSAFAHKGGMHASAVARDERTYEHVDPRRVGNTRRILVSELSGRGTILAKVAAAGLEADSSLRDHVLEEVQRLENLGYQFEAAEASFVLLVRRLAGTGRTFFDLDHYSVAIKKDDDRPPVTEATVKLRVADRWQHTVAEGDGPVNALDGALRKALVPAYPTLAEMSLTDYKVRVINSGAGTAASVRVVIESKDHEEHWGTVGVSENIIDASWQALVDSIAYKLTKDEERAHG, from the coding sequence ATGAACGAGATAACAGTTTACGATACGACGTTGCGGGACGGGGCCCAGGGCGAGGGCGTCAGTTTCAGCCTCCAGGACAAGTTGGAGATCGCCCGCCAACTGGACTCGCTCGGCGTCCATTACATCGAGGCGGGCTACCCGGTCGCGAATCCGAAAGAGGAGGCGGTCTTCGAGGCGCTTCGCCGCCAGCCGCTCAAGCGCGCCACGCTGGTCGCGTTCGGCATGACGCGCCGCAAAGGCGCCCGTGCCGACCAGGACGCGACGCTGCGATCGCTCCTCGCGGCCGGGACGCCCGCCGTCGCCCTCGTCGGCAAGGTCTGGGACTTCCACGTGACGAAGGTCCTCCGGGCGGACCTGGAGGAGAACCTGGCGATGGTCGGCGACTCGGTCCGCCTTATGAAAGAAGCCGGCCGCGAGGTCTTCTTCGACGCCGAGCATTTCTTCGACGGCTGCCGGGCCAATGCCGACTACGTCCTGCGGGTGCTTGCCGCCGCGAAAGACGCCGGCGCCGACTGGATCGTCCTCTGCGATACGAACGGCGGCGCGCTCGCGGAGGATGTTGCCGAGACGACGGCCCGCGTCCTGCGGGAGGTCGGCGGGCGGCTGGGCATCCACGCGCACAACGACGGGGGCCTGGCGGTCGCGAACACGCTGGCGGCCGTTCGCGCCGGATGCCGGCAGGTCCAGGGGACCGTCAACGGCCTTGGGGAGCGTTGCGGCAACGCGGACCTCTGCGCGGTCGTTCCGAACCTCGAACTGAAGATGGGCTTCGCGTGCCTCGGGCCGGAGAACCTCGCGAGCCTGACGGAGGTGTCGCGGTTCGTGTATGAGACGGCCAACATGATGCTCGTTCCGGGGCAGCCTTACGTCGGCCCGAGCGCGTTCGCCCACAAGGGCGGGATGCACGCCTCGGCCGTCGCACGCGACGAGCGGACCTACGAGCACGTGGACCCGCGGCGCGTGGGGAACACGCGGCGGATCCTGGTGAGCGAACTGTCGGGGCGCGGAACGATTCTGGCGAAGGTCGCCGCCGCCGGCCTCGAAGCCGACTCTTCGCTGCGCGACCATGTCCTGGAGGAGGTCCAGCGCCTCGAAAACCTCGGATACCAGTTCGAGGCGGCCGAGGCCTCGTTCGTCCTCCTCGTGCGCCGGCTCGCGGGAACCGGAAGGACGTTCTTCGACCTCGACCACTACTCGGTGGCCATTAAGAAGGACGACGACCGGCCGCCCGTCACCGAGGCGACGGTGAAACTGCGCGTGGCCGACCGTTGGCAACACACTGTGGCCGAGGGCGACGGCCCCGTCAACGCCCTCGACGGCGCCCTGCGCAAAGCCCTCGTCCCCGCGTACCCGACGCTGGCGGAGATGAGCCTGACGGACTACAAGGTCCGCGTCATCAACTCCGGCGCCGGCACGGCCGCGAGCGTCCGCGTCGTCATCGAATCGAAGGACCATGAGGAACACTGGGGGACGGTCGGCGTCTCGGAGAACATCATCGACGCCTCCTGGCAGGCCCTGGTGGACAGCATCGCGTACAAACTGACGAAGGACGAGGAGAGAGCCCATGGCTGA
- a CDS encoding PQQ-binding-like beta-propeller repeat protein, with protein MQPADLSQMCFRAWAVALALAVALAATALAGDWPQWGGRDERNMVADAQGLADRFQPRETPDAEHAAETGDPPAPRNVKWSAALGSQSYGNPTVSGGRVFVGTNNTRPRDPRFDEDRCVVLCFRESDGEFLWQLAVPKIPEKDKFNGDFKELGITSSPTLEGDRIYLVTNRCEVLCLDAKGLADGNDGPFTDEAQYLATPKDHTLTEGPDGPVVAFTPGDPVALGRADADILWRFDMVREVKPWVQDASNCSILIHGNYLYVNTSNGVDKSHNHLPSPKAPSLIALDKRTGALAAVDDADIGPRIFHGQWSSPSLGIVNGQPLLFFGGGDGVCYAFDPEPAAGKDGAPGTLRKVWWFDCNPPELRSRNSKPIPYTAKGDGPSEIIGTPVFHNNRVYVTVGQDPRHGMGKGCLSCIDATGTGDISQSGKVWTYTGLDRSLSTPSIADGLLYVADFTGILHCLDAETGACYWKHDTGSRVWASTLVADGKVYLGTEKGDLWVLAAGKECKVLSRIRMGCPVYATPIVADGVLYVASQKRLYAVQAGCP; from the coding sequence ATGCAACCGGCAGACCTCAGCCAGATGTGTTTCCGCGCTTGGGCCGTCGCCCTGGCGCTGGCCGTCGCGCTGGCGGCGACCGCCCTCGCGGGCGATTGGCCTCAGTGGGGCGGACGCGACGAACGCAACATGGTCGCCGACGCCCAGGGTCTGGCCGACCGTTTCCAGCCGAGAGAGACTCCCGACGCGGAGCACGCCGCCGAAACCGGCGACCCGCCCGCGCCGCGAAACGTGAAGTGGTCGGCCGCCCTCGGGTCGCAGTCCTACGGCAACCCGACGGTCTCCGGCGGCCGGGTCTTCGTCGGCACGAACAACACCCGGCCGCGCGATCCGCGGTTCGACGAAGACCGCTGCGTCGTCCTGTGCTTCCGCGAGAGCGACGGCGAGTTCCTCTGGCAACTGGCCGTCCCGAAGATCCCCGAGAAGGACAAGTTTAACGGCGACTTCAAGGAACTCGGCATCACGTCCTCCCCCACCCTCGAGGGCGACCGCATTTACCTCGTCACGAACCGCTGCGAAGTGCTCTGCCTGGACGCCAAGGGGTTGGCCGACGGCAACGACGGGCCCTTCACGGACGAGGCGCAATACCTCGCCACGCCGAAGGACCACACCCTCACGGAGGGGCCGGACGGCCCGGTCGTCGCGTTCACGCCCGGCGACCCCGTCGCCCTCGGGCGCGCCGACGCCGACATCCTCTGGCGATTCGACATGGTCCGCGAGGTCAAGCCCTGGGTCCAGGACGCCTCGAATTGCTCCATCCTAATCCACGGAAATTATCTGTATGTGAATACATCGAACGGCGTGGACAAGTCGCACAACCATCTGCCGAGCCCCAAGGCCCCGAGCCTCATCGCGCTGGACAAGCGCACGGGCGCCCTGGCGGCGGTGGACGACGCCGACATCGGGCCGCGGATTTTTCACGGCCAATGGTCGTCGCCCTCGTTGGGCATCGTGAACGGCCAGCCGCTTCTTTTCTTCGGCGGCGGCGACGGCGTCTGCTACGCCTTCGACCCCGAGCCCGCGGCCGGCAAGGACGGCGCCCCGGGAACCCTCCGGAAGGTCTGGTGGTTCGACTGCAATCCGCCGGAACTGAGGTCCCGCAACTCCAAGCCGATCCCCTACACGGCCAAGGGCGACGGGCCCAGCGAGATCATCGGAACACCCGTCTTCCACAACAACCGCGTCTATGTCACGGTCGGCCAGGACCCGCGCCACGGCATGGGCAAAGGCTGCCTCTCCTGCATCGACGCCACCGGCACGGGCGACATCAGCCAATCGGGCAAGGTCTGGACCTACACCGGCCTCGACCGGTCCCTCTCGACGCCCTCCATCGCGGACGGCCTGCTCTACGTCGCCGACTTCACCGGCATCCTCCACTGCCTCGATGCCGAGACGGGCGCGTGTTACTGGAAACACGACACCGGCTCGCGCGTCTGGGCCTCGACGCTCGTGGCCGACGGCAAGGTGTACCTCGGCACGGAGAAGGGCGACCTCTGGGTCCTCGCCGCCGGGAAGGAGTGCAAGGTCCTCAGCCGCATCCGCATGGGGTGCCCGGTGTACGCGACGCCGATCGTCGCCGACGGCGTCCTGTACGTCGCCTCGCAGAAGCGGCTCTACGCCGTCCAGGCCGGGTGCCCGTAG
- a CDS encoding MATE family efflux transporter has protein sequence MGGFLDNLKAGARAADGRRLWGVGEVVRLAVPTVLNTISYTVMQFVDGVMVSRVGTEAFSAQLGGGISAFTTVCFFMGLLGCVSTFAAQNLGAGRPERAARYAWQGLWLGWGAAALLAVVAIPAAPHLFPLFGHAPEVTRQETLYYQILVGGAAFNLSARALGAWFVGMHRPAITLVAGVAANLVNVGANYVLIFGHFGFPAMGLAGAGLGTVAGFATEAAILGAVFLAGPMAREYATRRQWALARRELADLLRIGSPAGAMFVGDLLMWTIFMAGIIGRFGTEAIAATNILNRYWHLCFMPAFGVSAAVSAIVGRYCGARQPALAWRRAHAGLVLVETYMVACGIGIWLLREPLVRLFNAEADPVVQAIATQAVIFILICQAFDALSVIFIGALRGAGDTLWPGAMQLALAYGVGLSGASLVAYLKPEWGIFGPWSAASAYVIVLGLAMWGRFLSGRWRRMTVIAPPATVPEEASGLPPAV, from the coding sequence GTGGGCGGTTTTCTCGACAACCTGAAGGCGGGCGCTCGGGCGGCCGACGGGCGGAGGCTGTGGGGCGTCGGCGAGGTGGTGCGCCTCGCGGTGCCGACGGTTCTGAATACCATCAGTTACACGGTGATGCAGTTCGTGGACGGGGTGATGGTGTCGCGGGTGGGGACGGAGGCGTTCTCGGCGCAACTGGGCGGTGGCATTTCGGCGTTCACGACGGTTTGTTTTTTTATGGGGCTATTGGGATGTGTGAGCACCTTTGCCGCGCAGAACCTCGGCGCCGGGCGTCCGGAGCGCGCCGCCCGGTACGCGTGGCAGGGCCTCTGGCTGGGGTGGGGGGCGGCGGCGTTGCTGGCGGTGGTGGCGATTCCGGCGGCGCCGCATCTTTTCCCCCTGTTCGGCCACGCGCCGGAGGTGACGCGCCAGGAGACGCTTTACTATCAGATCCTCGTCGGGGGGGCGGCGTTCAACCTGTCGGCCCGCGCGCTCGGGGCCTGGTTCGTCGGGATGCACCGGCCGGCGATCACGCTCGTGGCGGGGGTCGCGGCAAACCTGGTCAACGTGGGGGCGAACTACGTCCTGATCTTCGGGCACTTCGGTTTTCCGGCGATGGGACTCGCGGGCGCTGGACTCGGGACGGTCGCGGGGTTCGCCACGGAGGCGGCGATCCTCGGGGCCGTCTTCCTGGCGGGCCCGATGGCGCGCGAGTACGCGACGCGGCGTCAGTGGGCTCTCGCGCGGCGGGAACTCGCGGACCTCCTGCGGATCGGAAGCCCCGCGGGTGCGATGTTCGTCGGCGACCTCCTGATGTGGACGATCTTCATGGCGGGCATCATCGGCCGGTTCGGCACCGAGGCGATTGCGGCGACGAACATCCTGAACCGCTACTGGCACCTGTGCTTCATGCCGGCGTTCGGCGTGAGCGCGGCCGTGTCGGCCATCGTCGGGCGGTACTGCGGGGCTCGTCAGCCGGCGCTCGCCTGGCGGCGGGCGCACGCCGGCCTCGTCCTCGTCGAGACGTACATGGTCGCGTGCGGCATCGGCATCTGGCTGCTGCGCGAGCCGCTCGTCAGGCTCTTCAACGCCGAGGCCGATCCGGTCGTCCAGGCGATCGCGACGCAGGCCGTCATCTTCATTCTGATTTGCCAGGCGTTCGACGCCCTCAGCGTCATCTTCATCGGCGCCCTTCGCGGGGCGGGCGACACGCTCTGGCCGGGCGCGATGCAACTGGCGCTCGCCTACGGCGTGGGTCTGAGCGGCGCGTCGCTCGTCGCCTACCTCAAGCCCGAGTGGGGCATCTTCGGGCCGTGGTCGGCGGCGTCGGCGTACGTGATCGTGCTCGGGCTGGCGATGTGGGGGCGGTTCCTGAGCGGGCGTTGGCGGCGAATGACGGTCATCGCGCCGCCGGCGACCGTTCCGGAGGAAGCATCCGGCCTGCCGCCCGCCGTCTGA